Sequence from the Ooceraea biroi isolate clonal line C1 chromosome 5, Obir_v5.4, whole genome shotgun sequence genome:
CTGGAGCTCAGGCTGCACAAACCGCACACTAACGCGCACAACACTTATTGTCAGGTATGACGAACGTGAACTGTtgataacaaaatttttaaataaaaaatttgttaatttaaaataagcTAGAGATAgctaaaattatgcaaatttcgAGGCAAAgaattctaaaattattttttctcaggTTGGTCTCATCGCCATAAATATACTTGGCGAACCGTATGGTCAAGAAATGTCCGGACAAGGTGATGCTCCGTACAATCCGCACTATACCTCGCCTTACGACGATCTGGCGTTCGAGATGTACGTCGATCGAGAAGTGGCCAAAATCATTAGACAGATGGAGGCGAAGAAGCTGCTGGCCGTGGAAGAGGAGAGATTCGAGTACGCGTCCAAGTTGAAGGTGGCAATGGAGAACCTGAAAAAGGCGGGCGAACGCCTGGGCAAATACGAGCTGGAGAAGAAGTACGCGATAGCCCTCGAGGACTACGACAAAGCCAAGGCTAAAAAGGCTCAAGCTCAGCAATACAGGCAGCAGGTCTACCAGTCGCTGGAAATACACAATCTACTCGAGATTCACGGGGTGAGCAGAGCGCGGTGACGAAAAGTCGATGTTAATCTATCAAATTTGTTAATCCAGAAATTATTGATGCAGCCAGTAGAGAAGAACAACCTGTCGGAAGACAAAGAGTCGACGTCTGACACGTGTACCTCAAATGCAGTGGCGTTGCCCGATGACGTGACGTCACCCCCGAGACTGGTCATTCCGCCGAACCGCGATGGTGCCTTGTCGCCCACTGGTCCCGCACATCAGCCACCAGTATCGCCATTACGTCAGAAGACTAACAGTCCTGGTACGATTGGAGAGTAATTAAAGAAGGCGCGACCACTCTAACACGATCTCAATTTTtagaatttacataatttcatGTAACAATGATATCTTTGTGATATTTCCTCCAGAGGTAACCGACAATGCCACTAACGGTATCCTCGAGAGGCAGAGCAACTGCAACAAGGGGTCCCTCAGGCGGAAAACTAAATCGGCGGGCCCAGCTCTTCGCTCAAGCTACGAAGCTTACGAGGAGAGGACCATCCCCGCTCTCAGACAGTAAGAAATCCTCGCATCGAGGAAACACCGTTGTAGTCATCGAAACATGATATGTAAAAGTTCACCGACATTCATTTTCAGTTCGCACACGAACGAGTTTACGAGGGAATGCCACTTGGACAATGCAGAGAcgaaagtcacttcgaaactCAACGATCGGGAGAAGAAACAGGCCGCTTTGCCCATCGCGGTCTTCGGAATGGACATGGTAATGAAATCGTTGAAACATTACTTAAAGGCGAATTACAACGATTGCGTGCACGCAGGTGGAGAAGTTCTACTCGAAGCAGTTCACGGACAAGGAAGAAGGACTGCTGCAACTGAAGGAGGAGCTGAAGACCTTCGATCAGCAGGTGTCGAAACATTCCCCGAATAAAACAGCCAGGGCAGCTATTCTGCTGTTGCACAGGGCGCTCAGGGACAAGGTCTTCAGCGTGTACAGCTTGGCCGCGCAGCTCATCAGGCTCTTCTTCTCCGAGTTCGCCGCGGACAGGTAAGCTCATCTTCTTAACACATTCGCAGCCGGTGATTCTGACGCGAGAGCCTTAGCTGGACGCCGCCTACAATTTCCAAGCGTCCATAGCTGAACGCTTTGTACTATAGATAGCTATAGATTTTAAAACGACGTAGAACTACGTCGCCAATGCGTAATGCgtgatgaataaaaaaatatgttgccGTTTCCATCCAACTCCAACTTTTCATTTAACGACAAATCCTCCAGGGTGTCTTCGGCGGAGATAGCCAGAAGCGTCGAGCGCCTGCTGCCGGAACTCCTGACGAAATCCGGAGACACCTCGCCAAGGATACACAACATGGCAGTGCACACGATTCTGAGCATGGCAGATTGCAAGTGCGTGCGGGAGTTGCACATTATCCCGGTGCACCTGACCAGACCAGTGAACAGCAGCACGCATCAGAGGCAGGCGCTAAGCCAACTGGAGATGGTGGAGCAGCTGATACTGAGCCACGGCATCTCCACCGAGAAACAAAGGTGATTCTGAACGATATCTTCAGAGTGCACGCACGAGAACGACTCGCATGAGAATTACCAGACGTTTTGAGGAAACGGGGACCTCTGCCATCGAAGCGCGGTCTTTCCCTGCCCATCCAGTCGATCCGCAGAGGTCCTTCCTCAAGATCGACTCTGGATTATTAACACGCAATTACTCTGATAAGGTATTGTAATTGTTGTAGCGGACTGACGTGTCGGACGTTATCCGAATTAGGTTCTTCCGGTCTGCACCATTCGGCCGAGGCGGTGCGGAAGGTCTCCGAGAGGATCCTCGTGCTGGTGTACAAGGTGAACCCGCGGCTGGTGCGAAAGCAATTGCCACCTGACGACGACATAACACGACGGAATCTGCTGTATCGTCAGCTCTTCCACGAGTTTGATCGGATCGATCTTCAGGTAGGTGCATGGGCGTCCGCAGGATTTTTTCAGGGGGGAGGGGCATGATTCAAAATATTACTTCcagaattaaaatacttataatttaaaatttatacactTTTTGGTAGTAAACCTTTTTGGTTGGTAATGCTTTCTCACCGCGACAAGGTAGATGCTGTAAGCGTGCGTTACGTTTGCAATCCggcatcttttttctttatttcaaggaagaacaaatttaattgtttgctgATTCCAGGGGGGGGCAAATGCTCAGTCTTGCCTCCCCCTGTGAGCGTCCATGGGTAGGTGAACACACCTGATCGCATTAAACCTCACGTTGGCGATCTCGATCGCAAGTTCACGATCATGCAAACGATTgcagagaaagaaggaagccGAGTCCACCCATAAAGCGACAACGACCCCGACGCGAAATAAATCTACGGAAAATAATGTTGTTAATTCAACCAAGTCGCCCTCGAGGTCGAGTCCGGTCGTGAGCACCGGCAGTTCAACGAGTATCACGTCTCCGTCCGAGAACAGCACCGATTACAAGGGGGATAAGTAAGTGAccacgcgaattaattaatcaatcgcATTGTCAACGGGGAGTTATTCTGACGCTTGTCTCGTTTGTCAGAATGTGCATATTTTGCCTGTCGAAGGGTCAAGTATATTCGGAAGAGGGTCTGAACATACATTATTGGAGGACCTGTCCTATGTTAACGAAGTGCGAAGCGTGTAAGCAAGTCGTAGAAATTTCCTACTtgaatcttcatttattaagTAAGTATCACATTTAATACAATTcagttacatttaatattggggaaaaaatatttaaaaaatatgtgcGAGACGAAAGTAATGATTTTTTTACACACAACTcgcatttcttaaattttacatcttatattttatgaatgtttCTTTACAGATGAATGCGACATGAGAAGTAATTACGTAAAATGCGATACGTGTAAACAGGCGGTGCATGAGAATGCATTCGAGACTCACGCACAAGATAAGAAGTGCACAAGTATGCGAACGCATTGCCTCATTATTCCGATATCACTTACGATATAattagcataattatttaaatacctgGAAAATTTAACTCTTTATTCTAATTTTAGAACCCATCGAGGGATACGAGCGTTGTCCCCTCTGTTCGGCTTTGGTGAATCAAAATAAGTGGAGGGAACATCTCATGGGAGAACATCCGTGTATAAATAATCCACGAAGCAAGGGTGGAAAAAATTGTAAGTCTTAATAAACCtgtaatttaaaaagagaGCAATTATTTAAGCCAGtcatgattaatataaaatgatgcTTCTGCTCCGGTTAATGAAAATATGAGGTATTCATTAGACGTCGAGTGGCTTTATACTACACGAAGCGCGTTACGCGAGTCTCAGATTTGTGCGTCGCGGAACAGGAATTAACAGGAGCACAAGAGGTGACCGGAGGTCGCACGAAGTAATGACATGAAGTTAGCTGTTCAATTtggatttcatttaaatttcaatttaaatttaaattgagtTTTAACTAAGAAGATTCTAACTAAAATGACAAATGTCGCCAGCGATTTGGGAGTAGCGTGAATCTTAAAGTGCGGTTTCGTTCCGGATACACCggaatattgtacaataattatcatatatattgtaaaacaagcttttGTAATATAACCATTCGCGGTATATTCTCGTTATAAAAAGCAAGCATATCGACACAATTCATTCTAAAACTTATCTCTATGATTCCAGGTTCGAAATCGCAGTCTACTAACTCGCAAAATCTCAGCGGCAAATTAACGTCGCCGACAGGCAGGGATTACTAGCATCAGGCGTCAACCTCGCAGCCGACGGAGGGACCCGACGAAACTTAGGAggattttgatttaatttattttatagtttatatatatgttacgaGCTGTCCAGCGTTTTTCATGTTTGTACctatatttaaatgatttttatagcAGAACCCGTCCTTTATTCGTAGCGGCCCATGTTGCGAGTATTTTTAATCGTAAGTTGGGGCAAGAGATCCTAGCATTTAaggagaaatgaaaaataggcGATACGCTGTCGAGCGAGTTCGTATGGTGACAGAAGGAGGCACGAGATATTGTTAACAAGAGTTGTCCACTCTCTCTATCGTTATCGTATTGATACTAGGGCATTTGCGAGGGGGGCTAcatcaattattaaaagtagTGATGTCAAATGCGTTGCGGGAGCATCAGTCATTTGAAGATTAACGATTCCTCTGCATCCGGCCACGTTTGTAACGGAGTTTGTACTATACTACGGCGAGATGCGTAAGATAGACATTAAGGAATGCTCCTCTTCATCGCTCAAAAACGATATTAAGCAACGCatgtaatttcataaaatagtTACTTCTCATAGAGAATGGGCAGTAAAAATGATCATTTTATCATCCTTCCACTGTCAATGTTTTTATCCTAAAAAAAACGATCGTGTTCTTTATTCAAGTTGATGGTAGTACAATTTATCAACACAATGATATTACCAATATCAATGCTTAATCTTCTAGATCGGATAAGATCTAAATcccgataaataaaaaatataatttaagtattacACTCGTAGCGCACAGTAAGCATAACGTGGATCAGAgtttaaaaaaagttacaaaatcTCAGGATTTTGTATGATTACGTCGTGATGTCCGAGTTCGTTGTTTCGACCGTTGCTTCCGCGTCGTCAAACTTTTCTACGCCGTCGCCGTTCTCCACCGCGGCTTTCTCCGGGTCCTGAAtttcgttgtcgtcgttgttcGCGTCCTCGGCTAATGCGGCCGCGCGATTTTCCTCGAACTTGTTTTTCTCTGCAGCAGAATATCACGTAGCGTGAGTAAACGACCGTGTCCTCCCGCGATACGATACGAGGTACGATACCGTATTTACGTTCCACCTACCAAATTTAGAGCAATCCGCGCCCAGAAGTCGCAGATAGTGAATCGCGTCGCAAGTAGGCACGTACGCCCTGAGAGACATTATACCTCTCCACCCCACCAGCTGGAGATCCAGCGGGTTTAGATTGTCAGTCTTCTCTTCTTTGTATAACAGTATACAACTTCCGATCgcttaaatgaaatatatttttcaagcaaCACTTGTGCatattgtatgtatgtatgtaaggCTAAACATCATTATTCACTAGCATTTACCGAAATCCTTCAGGCGTTCCTGGGTATCTGGACTGAGTTTCACGATTTCAGGTGGCGTGTGCGGATCGTCGTTCTGCAGGAGCATTATCAAGTCCTCCTTCGACACCAGGACCTTCCTACTGTCGCTCACGTAGTGCAAGATACTCTGCATTCCCTCCTGAGCGAGCCTAAAGGCGCACTTCATGTTCCTATTGTCGCACCGCACGAAAGTCTTGACGCCGGTGTTGATCATTTTGACTTTGTCCACGTTAGACGTTACTAAATCACGAATCGCCGGTGACGTGAAGTAgatattcttcttctttccctCGTGACATCTTACCAGCAGACATCGCGGGTTCAAGTCGTTGCTTATGCCGTAGAAGTCTCTGAAAGCACGTTGGCCAACATGAAAACAATTTacttaaacaaatatttatataagaaataatggtGAATTAAGCAGTGAAAGGGAAAGCTCACTTGATAGACTGCCATACATCTTCCGTTTCATCCTTGAAGAAGACGAACGGGTCCTCCCTGTAACCGGCGATCCTTCTCCGCTTCCTTTGTGACTCGCGCAATTTATTCTCCTCTTCTAACGTTCTTTTCTTGCTCTCCGAAAGCCTCGCGTCTCGTGCAGTTTCGTCCTCAAGCCTCGGTCCGTCTTCAAGTTTTGCTTCGTCTTCCTTCTCGTTGTCACCTGAACTCTGGACACTCTGACTTAACGCAGAAGCTTCGCTTTCCCACGGCAGCGACTTGACCTTTTCCAGCACAGCGACGAAGAAGCCGCCGGTATCTTGATGATGCGGCAATATCCTCATGCTACAATACAATTGACGAATGAGAACACAGTTTAGTTTAGGTATGATGCAACGCGTCAGCTGATTCGCTCTGTATTTACCAGCGCTCGAGATGAAACTTGGAAGCTTCCTGTGCGTTCGGAGGGAACATCTTCGGCCTTACTTGCGTCTGCCACTGCTCCGGAACGTCGTCCCACGTGTCGTAGTGTTGCAAATTTTTCGACGCCGGTTTCCAGTGCGCGACACCTGTGTGCAAAATATGATGTTTTATGGAAATCTTGTCGGAACGTTCGACATATCGCTCTTCTTCGAAACTAACCAGGATCGCATATCAATCCCGGTACCAAATCCCTGCAGTCAATCAGCTGTACGGAGTCCCCGGTCTCGCAGAGAAGCCTGTGAAGCACTGCTTCATTCTCGATGGGATTTAACGAACACGTGGAGTATACCATCCTCCCGCCAACCGCCAGCATTTCCAAGCCACGCTTCGCTATTCTGTACTGGATTCTTTAAAAGaaagtgaaaattaatatttcccttacatcattatttgatacataaaacttaaaaCAGATCACACTGTTCGTACCCATGCAGATTACTGCCATTAGCAGGGCTCCATTTGCACCATATGTCTGGATTCTTTCGCATAGTACCGTCGCCACTGCATGGAACGTCCGCGAGGATCCTGTCGAATCTATCAGAAAACAAAAGGTCAACCGGAAAATTCTTGACGAGAAGGCAATCAGGATGACGTCGAGCTACCTACTTTAATATGCCTTTTGTACCATCCGGTTTCGTGATCGTGAAGTTCGGCATAATCGACGAGTCGTGGTTCGTGATAAGAATGTTCGGGCTGTTGAGCCTCTTCGCTTGGTGCACCAACATGTAGCAGCGATTGTTGTCGAGATCGTTGGCTATCACGAAACCCTCTGGAATTGAATTTGAATATCGGAGTACGCGCGATGGATGTTTCTTGCGGCACTTTTAATTTGTAACCTACCTGGTGGAATGTTTCCCTCGTCCGCGTGTATCATTTCTATGAGTTGCGCCGTCTTCGAGCCCGGTGCCGCACACATATCGAGAACCTGCGAAATTTACTGCATGCTTTACTCCGTCGAAATTTTCTGCCTTATAGAATAGAGTCCGACGGGGCTTCAAGGGGAGTACCTTGTGCGAAGGTTTCACATCCAGGACTAAAGGAGGAACCATACTGACTACCTCCTGCCTGCTGATGCTGCCGTTATTCGTTTCGGCGATGAGGAAATTGTGCAGCCTGAAATAAGCTTCCGAACGCCTGATGTCCTTTCTAGTTAACTGCAGCTGCCAAGCCAGCTCCTCCGGATAAAAGGGCAAGCTGTGTAATATCTGCTTGGATTCGCTGGAATCTTCCTTATCGCTATCTAGATTCGCATTCAAGATCTCTTTAAAGAAGTCGCTCTTGATTATCTCCAGCAGAGCCTTAGCTTCAGCCTTCGAACCGGTAATACGGAAAGCAACCGGCAAGTTAGTCCTCATAGTGCTGAGAAACGCGTCCCAACGATCCTCCGGCACTATCCCTTGCGTTTTGTAATAATGCTCAAAGTCCTTGTTCTCCCTGACAATATCCGCATAGCTTCTTTGAGATGGATTATTCCATTCATCTTTTTTCTAGAGAAAAAGAGTAATGATACTTGAAAGCTGTAcagatatataacataaaaaccTAAACTGCAGGATAACCTGTCGTAAATATAACCTCTCGTAACACTCGCATCTTtcatttagtgaaaaattgtACCTTCTGCTTCTCGCGACGCTTCTCGGCGAAGTTCTTTTTTGGTTTATTCTTCCGCCCTTTGCCCATTTGTCCTAAAAATACGTACTTTTAGCTAGTGTAAACTAATAATCGTGCACGATGCAATTGGCACGTGCCTCGACGTCCTGCGTGCCCGTCAGAATTCGGAAATCGTGGATTATCAGGGCTGTTATCTTGTACGATGTGCAACAGATGACGCTACCGGTACCGTTTAGTATCTAGCtagtatatcttttttaaataattattttgagagctgatttatgcattttttaacaaaaataaattaccagatttatatatagtaaattttaattaaaacaaatatacatacaattctattaattattatatgtacgcCATTATTACATCATTAACAAATAATCTCGTGTAGGCAACTCGATATTTAAACATCCAATCTACAAACTGAGAAATAATCCCAGAAATATTCATCAGTTGCAACAACAATCATGATTAATGATCCGAAATCAGTAGTTCGCACGCGTCGTTCATCGCCGTGCcataatattttctacaattaaaaaagtgcagaataaaaatcaaCTTTCATCAGGATCGACGTTAATCGATGTTGCCGCAACCAGCCAAAATATTGTCCATATTCtagaaattctttatatacaaaattacaGTGTGCCGCTTTCGCGCCGTTAAAGGACTAGGCCTTGATAAGAAAGTCCATCAGAATCCGGCGACTCCATTCTATTCCTCAAGTGTTCCAACGTGTTCGCTAAGTGCTTCTGTATCTGCTCCGTCTCCTCGCTGGCTTCTAGATTGGGAAGCTCCTCCCGTATCTTCGCGATCACCTGGTTCAGTATCAGCACGGTCACCTGAAAACgggaaaggagaaaagaaatgaaaaaaaaagaaattcagaCGAGATTAAAtcggaaaattaaattatgttactCCGTAATCGGACTCACGGCTGTGTTTCCCTTCTCGTAGAAGTAAATGTAATGGTTCAGCAGCTCCACGTACAGCTGCACCTGCACCGACGTGTCCATGCACTGGCTCGCTATTCTGATGCCTTTCTTCAAGCAGTCCAACACTTTGCCACCTTCCTGCATCTGGAATTGTACGTTTCTCATGATTTCTCTTCTCACACGGCGTGAAAGTCGACGGGCGAGGTTTAAGGACGTACCTCTTTCCCGGCCGTGGCCAAGGATTTCCCCGACCAGAATATGTGCGAGCAAGTAGCGACTCCTCGACACTGGTCGGGCTTCCTCAACAACTTGCTGGCGTATAGGGCGCACTGATTCCGCACCGGCTCCGCATTCTCCTCGCCGAAGCAGCTCATTTGCTCAAACGTGGCGATGATCAGGGTGATCGCGGCGAGCTGCGCCTTCGAGTCGCTAATCTCGTCCTCGTATATCGAGAACGCCTGGCTCATGAATTCGTAAGCAACCATCTCGAAGTTGTCGAAGCGGATCTcgccgatcgcgatcgcgcccTGCAGGAACAGCCTTAGCGGCAGCTCGGCAAGCTCGGCCTTCATCAGCGCGGTGATGGTCGTGTGACAGAACTGGAAAATCTTTTGACACTTCTTTTGCCACATCTCGTCCTGTGAAATCAGAAGAGAAGCTTTCGGTCATCTTATTCGACAATCTTGTCTACACACTCTAGAAAAGTCTACACACACCTGGTCTTTCAGCGCTTTGTACGTAAAGGCCAGCTGATAACTTTGGAAAACGATGGGCGGTAAGGTGTACTTTATCCTCTTGTTACCGCCAGTGCTGAAGTGCTTCCTCGCAGCGCTCAGTATCATGTACTGCTGATCCGGCGTTTCCGATTTGAAGTGATGTATCAGCCTGCCGAGCAGTCCCTGCTCCTCCGCGAAATCTTCGGGATCCTCCTCTATGTTGGGTTGATCCGGCTGGTCCTGCACTAAGGGGGACACCATAGAGAGCACCGCGTCTACCTGCTCCTGCGCCGGTATCAACGTTTCGTTCTCCAGAATGttcgttattatataaatggcGAGCGACTTTCTGCCCTCGTAATCGAAATAATCCAACAGTGGCGCGTAGTGCTCGAGCTTTAGTACGATTAATATGTTTTTGTAATTGTCCACAGGGATTTTCATTAATCTCACTAACTCTCTCGAGACGGCACTGTTGTACTCGAGTCTGAAAGAGAAACGAATGTTAATGTGTAcgatgtatattaaaattacgttaattTATGTGCTCACTTGTCGACATTCTGCTTCTGGAATATTTGAACTGTCGTGAACAGAACTTTATCTACGTAATCCACTCGATCGGGGTAGCATTTGTGCGCTAAGTTTATGAGGGCTACTTGGAGGGACACGATATCTTCAGGCGGCATGTCTTGCCTCGTCTGTAACAgagaattttacataaatttaatataaaaatctagatATAATCAAGTCTCGTGCGACAGGAAAGTTTTTCGCGTCATTCTCAGACTTAAACTAGATAAAGTAAGGAATTCTCTGGTATCGAAGATCATGGAGTAATTCAGGCATCGTGTAGTATCCAAATCATCATCGAATGACTACTCTCACATGtgtttaataaagaaaatctcTATAACAAATACCTGAATAATAGTTGCGATTTGATCACTGAACACGTCGAAGAGCTTGACGTCCTGTGGAATTCCCGGCACTTGACTGGGGCTACCCGGACCTCCTACACCGTCGGACCGTTGGCTGAAAGCTGCCAGTCGATCAATtaacgatataattatatttttaacattcactCCGTTCTGTAACTCCGCGCAGGACTTCAGAAATGCGTTTAACGTTTGCAGGTGGAACTCGTCTGGGAAAACCTGTGGCCAGATACGTTGACGTTAGTACTCGCCCTTtgcttgaataaaaaaataacatcttCAAGGAACGTACTTGTATTATACACTCCATGAGATATTCCTGCGCGATTGCGTCTCTGCAGCTGACCACTTGCTCCAAGATCCCCGGCAACACGAGCTACGAACAGTAGTTTTCGTGGTAACGCTCGAGACAAACCTGGCGGATTAGAATGAAGGAATCGCAATAAGTGTACCTTCTTGTATTTATCTAACGTTACAGATTCCAGCTGACTGAGCCGCACGAGATTCGTTCCCACTAGAATTCTaagctcctctctctccctctccctcctctccctATCCCTGCTGTGACCCTGATGCTGCATGCGTACCCATAACTTATTCATCTCTGCAAAATTCATCAGAACAAAATCTATGCTGTCACGAACCTGAAAATGAAGTTTCGGGTGTAATGATGCGTTGCGTACGGATAATTTCGCGTGACTACGTGATACGTACGGTtccgtcctcgtcgtcgcccTCGGCAACGTCCGGTAAGATGTTCCTCGTGCATTGCAACAGATAATTTCTCAGGAAGAGACCGCGCAGGGGATGCTGCACACCCCTGCACATCTCCACGAGGTCTCGCAGTAAATCCCTCTTTAATCCCGGGGTAGTTTTGATGTAAACCAAACCGACGGTGATCAGCAAGTAGCTGCAACATTGATCAGATTATTGCACTTTTTTCATTCAGAAAACTGCATCGCAAGGTCATCACGCTGCGACACGCACAGCCTGGGCACGATATTGCCGACATACTGCACCAGCTCGTAGAGATCCGTGACTTTCCTCCCTTTTTGAAATTCATCCAGCAGGTAAAGCTCCAAGTGCCGCAGTTCATCAGTGATTGCCATGTCTAATGATCgtcataagaaatatttacaagCACGCATCACGCAAAGCCAGTGTTTGCAGATTAATTCTCGGATTAACTGAAATTTAAGTTTCCgactaaaattatattattgataagGATACACAATTCGTAGTAGCTCTTTGGACTGAGAAGCGAAGTTCTGAGCTCGCCCAGCATGGTAGAGGCGTGTTTCAGCGCGTCCATCAGCTTGGACTTGTCCAGGCAGTGCTTCATCTGGAATGCCTGAACTTTTACGACGCCGATCGCATCCTCCAACAGCTTCTCTTGCTCCTCCATCCCCGTTATGGCAGGCGTCATTGGCTGCGAGAAAAACAGAGATACCTACCAGGAACACCGGGTAGTACCAGATAAGCCGTCTAATACAAGCATGCACTACAGATGCTTAAGCTGGGAATTACATCAATCGGGAATACAAAACAAGCAATAATCTGCTCGTTAATTCAGAACAGACACTGAGAAGCAAATGTGACCCTTGAAGCAGCACTATTTAACAATGCTTATTCCAGTGCTATTTGTGTGATACATTTGCACATATACACGTCTACAACTAATTGTATGACGGCACTTTAAATTGCACTAAAatctgattatttattaaaaaataattcttttaatcaAAAAGGTCGCGCCTACAGAAAGGTTATATTCGAGTTTacgtgataaaattttaatgaaattatatgaatCATGCTTTGTactttttgcgatttatataaattccaAGTTTTTCTTGAACTAAAAAAATGAGCATGATATTTCCACCGTTGTCCTCAGAAGATCTGCACGAAACAATTTTCCAGCCTCTCGTGACAGATAACCTTCACGACGCCGCAGGCTAATTTCCCATGCGATAATTAGCGCGATACGGCGTCGAGCCCAGGGGAAAATACTCATTCACGCCAGCGAAACAGCGAAACTGCGAAACATGCCTCCCAGATTTGCTCAATTCTTACCATCTTTTTGAAAAATCGACACAATTATTCGTCGCAACTCGGACACTCTGACAAGACACCCAGATACGCCCGACTCCGCCAGAGTTCCGACAAACAACCGCTCATTGGCGCGCCGAGCACACACTTGTACGATGTGCCATGTGTCTAATCAGAAGATAAATCGCCCTGTGATAAGAACGCCATGAGACTGTCTCTTTAatctttcaaatttttatgttttataatttgaatattaactaattaaattttcataccTCCAATGTAGTTTATAATGTAGATTTTGTACTTCTAATGTAGACCAATACTGGTCCACC
This genomic interval carries:
- the LOC105287621 gene encoding vacuolar protein sorting-associated protein 35 isoform X3; the encoded protein is MSEAEEPRATKENMILEAKAAPRDENENGREERALDISTSKMMHDDLVKELLDHVAGSQAIFKSQQKGEPELTFEEKRTIAGKLLGKSRCSFLAKFGHHLKAEHLEHFGGSEDYETVYHVNRLRRYFNNSTRRIDVRNRRYEALKRLIEKGEYFSECEMMKRNPLLYEHLVGQYLTDEEKKARDSIDTRNANYVDILMETVERDTLEKRLKSQQKEEDEALEENDSDEDDDENDDCGDANDSRDNVASDTTNSDKQVHEHWGTLDESSRCKDKKIQSSKVQQMISSQEIQLFRQEFVTNMYQSFLDGKDRDFDYSTVDDNETYDNVELRNRDEEEKYFDSEEPETVLPCNEQNESESEDELDVYMRTLKPMTPAITGMEEQEKLLEDAIGVVKVQAFQMKHCLDKSKLMDALKHASTMLGELRTSLLSPKSYYELYMAITDELRHLELYLLDEFQKGRKVTDLYELVQYVGNIVPRLYLLITVGLVYIKTTPGLKRDLLRDLVEMCRGVQHPLRGLFLRNYLLQCTRNILPDVAEGDDEDGTVRDSIDFVLMNFAEMNKLWVRMQHQGHSRDRERREREREELRILVGTNLVRLSQLESVTLDKYKKLVLPGILEQVVSCRDAIAQEYLMECIIQVFPDEFHLQTLNAFLKSCAELQNGVNVKNIIISLIDRLAAFSQRSDGVGGPGSPSQVPGIPQDVKLFDVFSDQIATIIQTRQDMPPEDIVSLQVALINLAHKCYPDRVDYVDKVLFTTVQIFQKQNVDKLEYNSAVSRELVRLMKIPVDNYKNILIVLKLEHYAPLLDYFDYEGRKSLAIYIITNILENETLIPAQEQVDAVLSMVSPLVQDQPDQPNIEEDPEDFAEEQGLLGRLIHHFKSETPDQQYMILSAARKHFSTGGNKRIKYTLPPIVFQSYQLAFTYKALKDQDEMWQKKCQKIFQFCHTTITALMKAELAELPLRLFLQGAIAIGEIRFDNFEMVAYEFMSQAFSIYEDEISDSKAQLAAITLIIATFEQMSCFGEENAEPVRNQCALYASKLLRKPDQCRGVATCSHIFWSGKSLATAGKEMQEGGKVLDCLKKGIRIASQCMDTSVQVQLYVELLNHYIYFYEKGNTAVTVLILNQVIAKIREELPNLEASEETEQIQKHLANTLEHLRNRMESPDSDGLSYQGLVL
- the LOC105287621 gene encoding vacuolar protein sorting-associated protein 35 isoform X2, which produces MPMTPAITGMEEQEKLLEDAIGVVKVQAFQMKHCLDKSKLMDALKHASTMLGELRTSLLSPKSYYELYMAITDELRHLELYLLDEFQKGRKVTDLYELVQYVGNIVPRLYLLITVGLVYIKTTPGLKRDLLRDLVEMCRGVQHPLRGLFLRNYLLQCTRNILPDVAEGDDEDGTVRDSIDFVLMNFAEMNKLWVRMQHQGHSRDRERREREREELRILVGTNLVRLSQLESVTLDKYKKLVLPGILEQVVSCRDAIAQEYLMECIIQVFPDEFHLQTLNAFLKSCAELQNGVNVKNIIISLIDRLAAFSQRSDGVGGPGSPSQVPGIPQDVKLFDVFSDQIATIIQTRQDMPPEDIVSLQVALINLAHKCYPDRVDYVDKVLFTTVQIFQKQNVDKLEYNSAVSRELVRLMKIPVDNYKNILIVLKLEHYAPLLDYFDYEGRKSLAIYIITNILENETLIPAQEQVDAVLSMVSPLVQDQPDQPNIEEDPEDFAEEQGLLGRLIHHFKSETPDQQYMILSAARKHFSTGGNKRIKYTLPPIVFQSYQLAFTYKALKDQDEMWQKKCQKIFQFCHTTITALMKAELAELPLRLFLQGAIAIGEIRFDNFEMVAYEFMSQAFSIYEDEISDSKAQLAAITLIIATFEQMSCFGEENAEPVRNQCALYASKLLRKPDQCRGVATCSHIFWSGKSLATAGKEMQEGGKVLDCLKKGIRIASQCMDTSVQVQLYVELLNHYIYFYEKGNTAVTVLILNQVIAKIREELPNLEASEETEQIQKHLANTLEHLRNRMESPDSDGLSYQGLVL